The Breoghania sp. genome has a segment encoding these proteins:
- a CDS encoding F0F1 ATP synthase subunit B: MDATFWATVALVLFFALIVWLKVPGKMSSALDDRAEGIRNELDEARRLREEAQALLAEYQRKHREAEEEAEGIVAEARREAELLTKQTEEALNELVERRTALAETKISLAENQAMAEVRAMAADVAIAAATEILSKKVSGKVADKLIADSIDDVSTRLN, translated from the coding sequence ATGGATGCAACATTCTGGGCCACGGTAGCTCTCGTTCTCTTCTTCGCTTTGATCGTCTGGCTGAAGGTTCCCGGCAAGATGAGCTCGGCGCTTGATGACCGCGCTGAGGGCATCCGCAACGAGCTGGACGAAGCGCGTCGTTTGCGCGAGGAAGCTCAGGCGCTTCTGGCCGAATACCAGCGCAAGCACCGCGAGGCTGAAGAAGAGGCGGAAGGCATCGTGGCCGAAGCCCGTCGCGAAGCCGAGCTTCTGACCAAGCAGACCGAAGAAGCTCTCAACGAGCTGGTTGAGCGTCGTACGGCACTCGCCGAAACGAAGATTTCGCTGGCCGAAAATCAGGCCATGGCCGAGGTCAGGGCGATGGCTGCCGACGTTGCGATCGCCGCCGCGACCGAGATCCTGTCGAAGAAGGTGTCCGGCAAGGTGGCTGACAAGCTTATCGCCGACAGCATCGACGATGTGTCTACCCGGCTGAACTGA
- a CDS encoding F0F1 ATP synthase subunit B encodes MAQAQETHTNETSAASGATTAHTEVPHDGGHEGVSFPPFDSSTFPSQMLWLAITFGLFYYMMSKMVLPRIGGILEDRRDRIASDLGEANRLKQETEAAIADYEQALAEARKKAQGIAQANRDKLAEESKAKREAIEEELNAKLAAAEERIAGIKSAVLADVGEIASETTNAVVESLLGKAPTKAETSKAVSAAMK; translated from the coding sequence TTGGCTCAGGCTCAAGAGACCCATACGAACGAGACGTCCGCGGCCAGCGGCGCGACGACGGCGCACACCGAGGTGCCGCACGACGGCGGACATGAGGGCGTGTCTTTCCCGCCGTTCGACAGCTCGACTTTTCCCTCCCAGATGCTCTGGCTGGCGATCACTTTCGGCCTCTTCTACTACATGATGTCGAAAATGGTGCTGCCGCGCATCGGGGGCATCCTGGAAGACCGCAGGGATCGCATCGCGAGCGATCTGGGCGAAGCAAACCGGCTGAAGCAGGAAACCGAAGCGGCCATCGCCGATTACGAGCAGGCTCTGGCCGAAGCTCGCAAGAAGGCGCAGGGCATCGCTCAGGCGAACCGCGACAAGCTGGCCGAAGAATCCAAGGCCAAGCGTGAAGCGATTGAGGAAGAACTCAACGCCAAGCTTGCTGCCGCTGAAGAGCGGATTGCCGGCATCAAGTCGGCCGTGCTCGCGGATGTCGGCGAAATCGCAAGCGAGACCACCAACGCTGTCGTTGAGAGCTTGCTTGGCAAGGCGCCCACCAAGGCCGAGACGTCGAAGGCCGTTTCGGCCGCGATGAAGTGA
- a CDS encoding F0F1 ATP synthase subunit C translates to MEAEAAKYIGAGIACLGMGGVGIGLGNIFSSYLTGALRNPSASDGQFGRLILGFAATEAMGIFSLLIALLILFG, encoded by the coding sequence ATGGAAGCTGAAGCTGCAAAGTACATCGGTGCCGGTATCGCGTGTCTCGGCATGGGCGGTGTTGGCATCGGCCTCGGTAACATCTTCTCCAGCTACCTTACCGGTGCGCTGCGCAACCCCTCCGCATCTGACGGCCAGTTCGGTCGCCTGATCCTCGGCTTCGCCGCGACCGAAGCCATGGGCATCTTCTCGCTGCTCATCGCGCTGCTCATCCTCTTCGGCTGA
- a CDS encoding F0F1 ATP synthase subunit A — translation MSNDPLHQFKVVNLFPVEIGGVDFSFTNASLFMVGTVAVTTAWLMLATKGRGLVPSRGQSVAEMFYEFIANMLRGSTGSEGMRFFPFVFSIFMFVLGANIMGMFPYFFTVTAQIIVTFSLSMLVILTVVGYGLKRHGLRFLKLFVPSGVPIVLLVLVTPIEVISFLSRPISLSVRLFANMLGGHITLKVFAGFVVSLGSLGFAGVLGSVMPLVMTVGITALEFLVAFLQAYVFAVLTCMYLNDALHPSH, via the coding sequence GTGTCGAACGATCCGCTTCATCAGTTTAAAGTCGTCAATCTGTTCCCTGTCGAAATCGGCGGTGTCGATTTTTCCTTCACGAATGCGTCGCTGTTCATGGTCGGCACCGTTGCGGTGACTACGGCTTGGCTCATGCTGGCCACGAAGGGGCGGGGGCTGGTTCCCAGCCGCGGTCAGTCCGTGGCGGAGATGTTCTATGAGTTCATCGCGAACATGCTGCGAGGATCGACAGGATCGGAAGGGATGCGCTTCTTCCCATTCGTGTTCTCGATTTTCATGTTCGTCCTTGGGGCGAACATCATGGGCATGTTCCCGTATTTCTTCACGGTAACAGCGCAGATCATCGTGACATTCTCACTGTCGATGCTCGTGATCCTGACGGTCGTGGGCTACGGTCTGAAGCGCCACGGTCTGCGCTTCCTGAAGCTTTTCGTGCCGTCCGGTGTGCCTATCGTGCTGCTGGTTCTCGTGACGCCGATCGAGGTCATCTCCTTCCTCTCGCGTCCGATCAGCCTCTCCGTTCGACTTTTTGCAAACATGCTTGGCGGCCATATCACGCTGAAGGTCTTCGCCGGCTTTGTGGTGAGCCTCGGAAGCCTCGGCTTCGCCGGTGTCCTCGGTTCCGTCATGCCGCTTGTCATGACGGTGGGCATCACGGCTCTGGAATTCCTGGTCGCTTTCCTGCAGGCCTATGTGTTTGCGGTTCTGACCTGCATGTACCTGAACGACGCTCTGCACCCGAGCCACTAG
- a CDS encoding AtpZ/AtpI family protein has product MAEEHRPEDDAQPENAGGQAGPQSGKGGLDARLDQLNRSLAERNEREEAEQKRLTRSGSASGFAAAMKMSSELIAGVGVGALIGWLLDKWLGTAPWAMAAFLLLGFAAGILNMLRSVGKISDPADEFRRKDGGSD; this is encoded by the coding sequence ATGGCCGAAGAACACAGGCCCGAGGATGACGCACAGCCGGAAAATGCAGGGGGGCAGGCGGGGCCGCAATCTGGCAAGGGTGGTTTGGACGCGCGTCTGGACCAGCTGAACCGCTCGCTGGCCGAGCGCAATGAACGCGAAGAGGCGGAACAGAAACGCCTTACACGCTCCGGCAGCGCTTCCGGCTTTGCGGCGGCGATGAAGATGTCGAGCGAGTTGATTGCGGGCGTTGGCGTTGGCGCGTTGATCGGCTGGCTCTTGGACAAGTGGTTGGGAACTGCCCCGTGGGCAATGGCCGCGTTTCTGCTTCTCGGCTTTGCGGCCGGAATCCTGAACATGCTGCGTTCCGTGGGAAAGATCTCGGATCCGGCTGATGAATTCAGGCGCAAGGACGGTGGATCCGACTAG
- the smc gene encoding chromosome segregation protein SMC: MKFNKLRLLGFKSFVEPMEFVIEDGLTGVVGPNGCGKSNLVEALRWVMGENSYKNMRASGMDDVIFSGSLNRPARNTAEVTLYLDNSARTAPQGFNDADLLEVSRRIEREAGSVYRINARDVRARDVQLLFADASTGARSNALVGQGRIGELIAAKPTQRRRILEEAAGISGLHSRRHEAELRLRAAEQNLERLEDVLVQIDSQLEGLKRQARQASRYRNLSGDIRKAEATILYLRWMETGEALKAAEGELAKVLAAVNEAAAAQGEAAKEQAIAAHTVPGLRDEAARAGAALQRLVLARNELDAEERRVRERLRDLDHRRAQLSQDIEREEGMGTENAELLAALDEEEQALLTENEMASERSQTAIEQVAAAEEALLKSEGELSRKTEENAAFVARRAQAERTLSEIRARLDRFKAQASDVARDLAALRAEIAAKSDAEEERVALEIAEAALEEATMRAEASEIATSDARSSEAAAREPLAGAERRLGADEAEARALSRMLNAGGEGEWEPIIDAIEVSPGFEAALGAALGEDLDAPLDPAAPVRWSEISDPSADPTLPDGVEALSAHVAAPAALSRRLAQIGLIARADAERLLPLLKPGQRLVSREGDLWRWDGFIATAEAPTAAAQRLEQRNRLVELEARIEELSGEVAARQADLERQRSAVAAAVEAEQAARGVVRESQARLDRARAALAAAERDLSALTMHRTALEDAEARLSGELEDAQAALAEAEEIASELADASGLEAEIAQLRAVVATDRAAVAEARALASGLDRENEMRQRRLEGIGRERRSWRERAANAERQLAILRERLEAAEAEIEDLTERPVDIEEKRRGLFSEIARAEEARSAADDALVKAERMLGDADRTAREALEALSVAREGKVRAEERVESARARAADVAERIEEALEVSPQEVPAIAELREGAPLPDIHAIETRLERLKAERERLGGVNLRAEQEVEEVSTQRDSLVSDRDDLIEAIRRLRTGIANLNREARERLLSAFEVVNEHFQRLFTHLFGGGTAELQLIDSDDPLDAGLEIVARPPGKKPQTMTLLSGGEQALTAMALIFAVFLTNPAPICVLDEVDAPLDDANVERYCDLLEEMARLTQTRFVVITHNPITMSRMNRLFGVTMAERGVSQLVSVDLEMAERFLEAV; this comes from the coding sequence ATGAAGTTCAACAAATTGCGTCTGCTCGGTTTCAAGTCCTTCGTGGAGCCGATGGAGTTTGTGATCGAGGACGGCCTGACGGGCGTTGTCGGTCCCAATGGATGCGGCAAGTCCAATCTTGTCGAGGCCCTGCGCTGGGTCATGGGCGAGAACTCCTACAAGAACATGCGCGCGTCCGGCATGGACGACGTGATCTTCTCCGGCAGCCTGAACAGGCCCGCGCGCAACACCGCCGAAGTCACGCTTTACCTCGACAATTCCGCCCGCACCGCACCGCAGGGCTTCAACGATGCGGATCTGCTGGAAGTCAGTCGCCGCATCGAGCGCGAGGCAGGCTCGGTCTACCGCATCAATGCCCGCGACGTGCGTGCCCGCGACGTCCAGCTACTGTTCGCTGACGCCTCCACGGGCGCGCGCTCCAATGCGTTGGTCGGCCAGGGGCGGATCGGCGAGCTGATCGCGGCAAAGCCGACCCAGCGCCGACGTATCCTGGAAGAGGCGGCTGGTATTTCCGGCCTGCATTCGCGTCGTCACGAGGCGGAGTTGCGCCTGCGCGCTGCCGAACAGAATCTGGAACGGCTTGAGGACGTGCTCGTCCAGATCGATAGTCAGCTCGAAGGCTTGAAGCGGCAGGCCCGGCAGGCGTCGCGCTATCGCAATCTGTCCGGGGACATCCGCAAGGCGGAGGCCACGATCCTCTATCTGCGCTGGATGGAAACCGGAGAGGCGCTAAAGGCCGCGGAAGGCGAACTGGCGAAGGTTCTGGCCGCGGTCAATGAGGCCGCGGCTGCGCAAGGCGAAGCTGCCAAGGAACAGGCGATCGCCGCACACACTGTTCCGGGCTTGCGAGACGAGGCCGCCCGTGCGGGGGCTGCCCTGCAGAGGCTTGTTCTGGCCCGCAACGAACTGGACGCCGAAGAACGCCGGGTGCGCGAGCGCCTGCGAGATCTCGACCATCGCCGCGCGCAGCTCTCTCAGGATATCGAGCGCGAAGAAGGCATGGGAACGGAGAATGCCGAGCTCCTGGCGGCGCTCGACGAGGAGGAGCAGGCGCTTCTGACGGAAAACGAGATGGCAAGCGAGCGATCGCAGACTGCCATTGAACAGGTCGCCGCTGCGGAGGAGGCTCTTCTCAAGAGTGAAGGTGAGCTCTCCCGCAAGACCGAGGAAAACGCCGCGTTTGTCGCTCGTCGGGCGCAGGCGGAGCGGACATTGAGCGAAATCCGCGCGCGGTTGGATCGGTTCAAGGCACAGGCGTCCGACGTTGCGCGCGATCTGGCGGCGTTGCGCGCTGAAATCGCGGCGAAAAGCGATGCCGAGGAAGAGCGCGTGGCGCTTGAAATCGCCGAAGCCGCTCTTGAGGAGGCGACCATGCGCGCGGAGGCGAGCGAAATCGCCACCTCCGACGCACGTTCATCAGAGGCCGCCGCACGTGAACCGCTCGCCGGTGCCGAGCGCCGTCTGGGCGCCGATGAGGCCGAAGCCCGCGCCCTATCCAGAATGCTCAATGCAGGAGGGGAGGGGGAATGGGAGCCGATCATCGATGCGATCGAGGTTTCTCCTGGCTTTGAGGCGGCGCTCGGCGCGGCCTTGGGCGAAGACCTCGATGCTCCGCTCGATCCTGCAGCCCCCGTGCGTTGGAGCGAGATTTCCGACCCATCCGCCGATCCGACCCTGCCCGATGGGGTGGAGGCGCTTTCCGCCCACGTGGCCGCGCCAGCAGCGCTTTCCCGGCGTCTGGCGCAGATTGGCCTGATTGCGCGCGCCGATGCGGAGCGGCTGCTGCCCTTGCTGAAACCCGGTCAGCGTCTGGTTTCTCGCGAAGGGGATCTGTGGCGATGGGACGGGTTCATCGCGACCGCCGAGGCGCCCACGGCTGCCGCCCAGCGCCTCGAACAGCGAAACAGGCTCGTCGAACTGGAAGCGCGTATCGAGGAGCTTTCGGGCGAAGTGGCGGCCCGTCAGGCGGATCTGGAACGCCAGCGAAGCGCCGTCGCAGCCGCAGTGGAGGCTGAGCAGGCCGCGCGTGGTGTGGTGCGCGAAAGCCAGGCGCGGCTCGATCGGGCGCGCGCGGCGCTTGCCGCGGCGGAACGTGATCTTTCCGCACTTACCATGCACCGAACCGCGCTGGAGGATGCCGAGGCGCGCCTTTCCGGTGAGTTGGAAGATGCGCAAGCCGCGCTCGCTGAGGCGGAGGAGATCGCGTCAGAGCTTGCCGATGCCTCCGGCCTGGAAGCGGAAATCGCCCAGTTGCGCGCCGTGGTGGCCACGGATCGCGCCGCGGTCGCGGAGGCGCGGGCTCTGGCCAGCGGCCTTGATCGCGAGAATGAGATGCGCCAGCGCCGTCTGGAAGGGATTGGCCGTGAACGGCGTTCCTGGCGCGAGCGGGCAGCCAATGCCGAACGACAACTGGCGATCCTGCGTGAGCGACTGGAGGCGGCAGAGGCCGAGATCGAGGATCTGACCGAGCGTCCTGTCGACATAGAGGAGAAACGACGCGGTCTTTTCTCCGAGATCGCGCGGGCCGAAGAAGCACGCAGTGCGGCCGACGATGCGCTGGTAAAGGCGGAGCGTATGCTGGGCGATGCGGACCGAACGGCCCGCGAGGCCCTGGAGGCCTTGTCGGTGGCCCGTGAAGGCAAGGTGAGGGCCGAGGAGCGGGTGGAGTCCGCGCGTGCACGAGCGGCTGACGTGGCAGAGCGCATCGAAGAGGCTCTGGAGGTGTCCCCGCAGGAAGTTCCCGCCATCGCCGAGTTGCGTGAAGGCGCCCCTCTGCCCGATATCCACGCCATCGAGACGCGACTGGAACGCCTGAAAGCCGAGCGCGAACGTCTGGGCGGCGTGAACCTGCGCGCCGAGCAGGAAGTGGAAGAGGTTTCCACGCAGCGCGATTCTCTGGTTTCCGACCGTGATGATCTGATCGAGGCGATCCGCCGGCTGCGCACGGGCATTGCGAATCTCAACCGGGAGGCGCGTGAACGCCTTCTGTCTGCCTTCGAAGTGGTCAACGAGCATTTTCAGCGCCTCTTCACGCATCTGTTCGGCGGTGGAACGGCGGAATTGCAGCTTATCGATTCGGATGATCCGCTGGATGCGGGACTTGAAATTGTCGCACGTCCGCCCGGCAAAAAGCCGCAGACCATGACACTCCTGTCCGGCGGCGAGCAAGCCTTGACCGCCATGGCCCTTATCTTCGCGGTTTTCCTCACGAATCCAGCCCCGATCTGCGTTCTCGACGAGGTCGACGCCCCGCTGGATGATGCGAATGTGGAACGCTATTGCGATTTGCTGGAAGAAATGGCGCGCCTCACTCAGACCCGTTTCGTCGTCATCACCCACAATCCGATCACCATGTCGCGGATGAACCGGCTCTTCGGCGTAACCATGGCCGAAAGAGGCGTTTCTCAGCTGGTTTCTGTGGATTTGGAGATGGCTGAACGCTTCCTGGAGGCCGTCTAG
- a CDS encoding thioredoxin domain-containing protein: MTPVKVTAVNLSRRQILQGVAAIGAGAMLAPLLPMPAFAESFSPMELQKQGLLEDMFIGSPDAPVTIIEYASLTCSHCATFATESFPYLKKEYIDTGKVYYTMREFPLDNLAFAASMLSRCAPKEQYYDILHLFFEQQRKWAFTQDPLGNLKAMAKQIGYNDKTFEECLSNQSILDGVNESRERANKEFGVNSTPTFFINGEKHPGALTVEQLDEIIKPLL, from the coding sequence ATGACACCCGTGAAAGTGACCGCTGTGAACCTGTCCAGAAGGCAGATCCTTCAAGGTGTAGCCGCCATTGGCGCAGGCGCCATGCTGGCCCCGCTCCTGCCGATGCCGGCTTTTGCGGAGAGCTTTTCTCCCATGGAGCTGCAAAAGCAGGGTCTTCTGGAAGACATGTTCATCGGCAGTCCCGACGCTCCGGTAACGATCATCGAATATGCGTCGCTCACATGCAGTCATTGCGCGACCTTCGCAACCGAGAGCTTTCCGTATCTGAAGAAAGAATATATCGATACGGGTAAGGTGTATTACACAATGCGGGAGTTCCCGCTTGACAATCTTGCTTTCGCGGCAAGTATGCTTTCAAGGTGCGCTCCAAAGGAGCAGTATTATGACATTCTGCATCTGTTTTTTGAGCAGCAGCGCAAATGGGCCTTCACACAGGACCCGCTGGGCAATCTGAAAGCCATGGCGAAGCAGATTGGCTACAACGACAAGACATTCGAGGAGTGCTTGTCGAATCAGAGTATTCTTGATGGCGTGAACGAGTCACGGGAACGGGCGAACAAGGAATTCGGTGTGAATTCGACGCCCACCTTTTTCATCAATGGGGAAAAGCACCCCGGGGCGCTGACGGTTGAACAGCTCGACGAAATCATCAAGCCGCTGCTCTGA
- a CDS encoding DciA family protein, with translation MSGKDRASGSSDYDRHARQSQGSASRGRRRSAKPLADLIGGVLEPACRKRGFATADLISLWPDIVGDRYGRTTQPEALHWPRRRDGGSDAVPEPATLVIRCDGPSALFLQHELPQMIQRINMFFGWAAVGRIKIVQRPLKRQPERAIPKQRALSDLEEAELKRQLEDVPDTPLRAALDKLGRSIKARRAK, from the coding sequence ATGAGCGGAAAAGATCGTGCTTCCGGTTCAAGCGACTATGACCGGCATGCCCGGCAGTCGCAGGGCAGCGCGTCGCGTGGGCGACGTCGCTCCGCCAAGCCGCTTGCCGACCTCATTGGTGGTGTTCTGGAGCCTGCCTGCCGCAAGCGCGGCTTCGCGACAGCGGACCTGATCTCCCTTTGGCCGGATATTGTCGGCGATCGGTACGGCAGGACCACGCAGCCGGAGGCCCTGCACTGGCCGAGGCGACGCGACGGGGGCAGTGATGCCGTCCCGGAACCTGCGACACTGGTGATCCGCTGCGATGGTCCCAGTGCCCTTTTCCTGCAGCATGAGCTGCCCCAAATGATCCAGCGGATAAACATGTTCTTCGGTTGGGCTGCGGTTGGCCGGATCAAGATCGTCCAGAGGCCGCTCAAAAGGCAGCCTGAGCGCGCGATCCCGAAGCAGCGGGCCCTGAGCGATCTGGAGGAGGCGGAGTTGAAACGTCAGCTGGAGGATGTGCCGGACACACCCTTGCGCGCGGCGCTCGACAAGCTCGGCCGCTCCATCAAGGCACGGCGCGCGAAATGA
- the mutY gene encoding A/G-specific adenine glycosylase, producing the protein MTRRFPAPQADTLLQWYDRHARTLPWRVSPEDRAQGVKPDPYRVWLSEIMLQQTTVAAVKAYFQAFTQKWPDVMALAQADESDVLKAWAGLGYYSRARNLKACADMVAQEHGGRFPETEEGLRALPGIGPYTAAAIAAIAFDRPASVVDGNVERVISRIHAIETPLPQAKAEIRERTADLTPKTRPGDFAQAMMDLGATLCSPRQPACTLCPWNESCRAHASGTAETFPRKAAKAAKPTRRGMAFVAVRADGAVLLRQRPRKGLLGGMSEPPTSVWAPDAATDDLSLAPLVLDWRKCLAPVRHTFTHFHLEMTVWRAHADGNVPAPDGHWWSTPDELGGEALPTVMKKAVAAGLGEA; encoded by the coding sequence ATGACCCGACGATTCCCCGCCCCTCAGGCCGACACCCTGCTCCAGTGGTATGACCGCCATGCCCGTACGCTGCCATGGCGGGTCTCGCCAGAAGACCGTGCCCAAGGCGTCAAGCCTGACCCCTATCGGGTCTGGCTTTCGGAGATCATGCTTCAGCAGACGACGGTTGCAGCCGTCAAGGCATACTTCCAGGCTTTCACGCAAAAGTGGCCGGATGTCATGGCCTTGGCGCAGGCAGACGAGAGTGACGTTCTGAAGGCTTGGGCAGGGCTTGGCTACTATTCGCGGGCGCGCAATCTGAAGGCCTGCGCCGACATGGTGGCGCAGGAACATGGCGGGCGTTTTCCCGAAACCGAAGAGGGCCTGCGCGCCCTGCCAGGCATCGGTCCCTATACCGCCGCCGCCATCGCCGCGATCGCATTCGATCGCCCGGCGAGCGTTGTCGACGGCAATGTTGAGCGCGTGATCAGCCGGATCCACGCCATCGAAACGCCTCTGCCGCAGGCTAAGGCGGAGATCCGGGAACGCACCGCGGACCTGACCCCGAAGACACGACCTGGAGACTTTGCCCAGGCGATGATGGATCTGGGCGCGACCCTGTGCTCGCCGCGACAACCCGCCTGCACCCTGTGCCCCTGGAACGAGTCCTGCCGCGCGCACGCGTCTGGGACCGCGGAGACCTTTCCGCGCAAGGCCGCCAAGGCGGCCAAGCCCACGCGGCGAGGCATGGCCTTCGTCGCGGTTCGCGCCGATGGCGCGGTTCTTCTGCGCCAACGGCCCAGGAAAGGCCTGTTGGGCGGCATGAGCGAACCTCCGACAAGCGTGTGGGCACCGGATGCGGCGACCGACGACCTGTCGCTTGCCCCGTTGGTGCTCGACTGGCGAAAATGCCTTGCCCCGGTGCGTCACACGTTCACGCACTTTCATCTGGAGATGACGGTCTGGCGTGCCCATGCCGACGGAAACGTTCCCGCCCCCGATGGACACTGGTGGTCAACGCCCGACGAGCTTGGCGGCGAAGCGCTTCCAACCGTTATGAAAAAGGCCGTTGCGGCGGGGCTCGGCGAGGCTTGA
- a CDS encoding PAS domain S-box protein, with translation MSGDLGRRDDAVSGISFAGVLITAAVFYLSVAIPLIAIVAGLHIVDAYFEHRQWAARQLASVRVASESLLVPVYQAVSDLSLMVDVASELVNEPDGLDELTREFVRFSRHRAVYDQIRFINTQGMERIRVQHRNGATSVVPSTQLHSEAGREFFTSTMALERDDVYVSSFDLNGETNRGEHRPRPTIRLVQPVVDPSGTRRGILVFNLDGEKVLEVLVRRDRNSDLRYWLVNPSGCWLFSDDPTHAWSQQHGHCKSIAEVAGLSEALENPAGGLINTPKGQFAFKRVFLGRRNITGTVDNVLSEDPYWIALTVVKSDLLNSNSRARLEVMIVIGAIVLAALVPASFYWGRWRRRAERAKWRERLYAQVIEQSEELVYVTSPDATIVYANPAVTRLTGYQREELIGNKPSIFQSGRQSAMFYASLWKRLRAAKPVQAVFVNRRKDGTVFYESKTISPLLNDRGEATHLVSIGRDITAEQERQEREMRLADQLSLQLSHHFNNLLSPIVNYAEMAADTAEENEQAGIRADIEKVLSGANRIRDVLVKISAMSLSSRLSQGVQVVGRVVRSILKIERSALPDNVHLSLELEDGMDHVGVEFDDLALILSELIGNARDAIEDEGTISLSAGLVTYNGAQACSTCGEPLSGDFIEITVSDTGRGMSASELSHAFDPFFSTKASSRLVGETLGIGLSRVRSRVHAAGGHIKIYSQQGKGTSVHVLCPVREIVAKSGDGDADEHADEDNGSLGVAAS, from the coding sequence GTGTCAGGAGATTTAGGGCGCCGCGATGATGCCGTTTCAGGTATTTCTTTTGCCGGGGTACTTATCACTGCCGCAGTTTTTTATTTGTCGGTGGCAATCCCTCTGATCGCGATTGTCGCAGGGCTTCACATTGTGGATGCATATTTTGAGCATCGGCAATGGGCGGCACGGCAATTGGCCTCCGTTCGGGTGGCCAGCGAGTCGCTGCTCGTGCCTGTCTATCAGGCGGTGAGTGACCTGTCTCTCATGGTGGATGTTGCCTCTGAGCTGGTCAATGAGCCGGATGGGTTGGACGAATTGACCCGTGAGTTCGTTCGGTTTTCACGACACCGGGCCGTTTACGATCAGATCCGTTTTATAAATACGCAAGGCATGGAGCGCATTCGCGTTCAGCATCGCAATGGTGCGACTTCGGTTGTGCCGTCCACCCAACTGCATTCCGAGGCGGGGCGTGAGTTCTTCACCAGCACAATGGCACTGGAGCGTGATGACGTTTATGTCTCTTCCTTCGATCTGAATGGCGAAACCAACAGGGGCGAGCATCGGCCGCGTCCCACGATACGGCTGGTCCAGCCAGTGGTCGATCCTTCCGGTACTCGGCGCGGGATTCTCGTTTTCAATCTGGACGGCGAAAAAGTGCTGGAAGTGCTGGTGCGCCGCGATCGAAACTCGGATTTGCGGTACTGGCTGGTCAATCCTTCTGGATGTTGGCTGTTCAGTGATGATCCGACCCATGCCTGGAGCCAGCAACATGGGCATTGCAAGAGCATCGCCGAGGTGGCCGGGCTTTCCGAGGCGCTTGAAAACCCCGCAGGGGGGCTGATCAATACGCCCAAGGGGCAATTCGCCTTCAAAAGGGTCTTCCTGGGCAGACGGAACATTACAGGCACCGTGGACAATGTCCTGAGTGAGGATCCCTATTGGATTGCCCTCACGGTCGTGAAGTCGGATTTGCTCAACTCAAATTCACGTGCCCGGCTGGAGGTCATGATCGTGATTGGGGCGATCGTGCTGGCCGCTCTGGTTCCTGCCTCCTTCTATTGGGGACGTTGGCGTCGGCGGGCCGAGCGCGCAAAATGGCGTGAGCGGCTCTATGCACAGGTCATCGAGCAGTCAGAGGAATTGGTCTACGTCACGTCTCCGGATGCCACGATCGTCTACGCAAATCCGGCTGTGACCAGGCTGACCGGCTATCAGCGTGAGGAATTGATTGGCAACAAGCCGAGCATTTTTCAGTCCGGTCGTCAGAGCGCAATGTTCTATGCCTCCTTGTGGAAGAGACTGAGGGCAGCAAAACCGGTTCAGGCCGTGTTCGTAAATCGGCGCAAGGATGGGACGGTCTTCTATGAGAGCAAGACCATTTCGCCGTTGTTGAACGACCGGGGCGAGGCCACGCATCTGGTTTCAATCGGTCGCGATATCACCGCCGAGCAGGAACGTCAGGAACGCGAGATGCGGCTGGCGGACCAGTTGTCGCTTCAGCTCTCCCACCATTTCAACAACCTCCTGTCGCCAATCGTCAATTATGCGGAAATGGCAGCCGACACGGCGGAGGAAAACGAGCAGGCCGGTATTCGCGCCGATATCGAGAAGGTTCTCTCAGGCGCCAATCGCATCCGCGACGTTCTGGTGAAGATCTCCGCGATGTCGCTTAGCTCGCGGTTGTCGCAGGGCGTTCAAGTGGTGGGCCGTGTGGTGCGCAGCATTCTCAAGATCGAGCGCTCTGCGCTGCCGGACAACGTGCATCTTTCCCTCGAACTCGAAGACGGCATGGATCATGTCGGCGTCGAGTTCGACGATCTGGCGTTGATCCTGAGCGAGCTTATCGGCAACGCGCGCGATGCAATCGAGGACGAAGGAACAATATCCCTCAGTGCGGGTCTCGTGACATACAATGGCGCTCAGGCCTGTTCTACCTGCGGCGAGCCCTTGAGCGGCGATTTCATCGAAATCACCGTCAGCGATACGGGACGTGGCATGTCCGCCTCCGAGCTGAGCCATGCCTTCGATCCGTTTTTCTCAACCAAGGCATCGTCACGGCTGGTTGGCGAGACGCTTGGCATCGGCTTGTCGCGGGTTCGCAGTCGGGTCCATGCGGCGGGCGGACATATCAAGATCTACAGTCAACAGGGGAAGGGCACGAGCGTACATGTGCTGTGTCCGGTGCGCGAGATCGTCGCGAAGAGCGGGGACGGCGACGCCGATGAACACGCCGACGAAGACAATGGTTCTTTGGGCGTAGCCGCCTCCTGA